The genomic DNA CCAGCGCGTACGGGCGGCCCGAGACGACGACCACCACCACCGGCGTGCCGGTGGCGGTCAGCTCGGCCAGCAGATCCTCCTGCACGCCGGGCAGCCGCAGGTCCTCGGCATCGCAGCCTTCGCCCGACGTACCCAGCCCGAACATCCCCGCCAGATCGCCGACGACGGCCACGCACACATCGGACTCACGTGCCGCCTGGAGCGCGGCGGCGAAGCCGGAGCGGTCGCCGCCCCGCACGTCGCAGCCGGGCTCGTGGATCAGCTCGGCCTCGGGCAGCTCCGCCCGCAGCGCGTCGAGCAGGCTGGGCGCGGCCACGCCGAGCCCGAGCCCCGGATGACGGGGCAGCACGTGGTTGGGGAAGGCGTAGCAGCCCATGAACGTGTGCGGGTCGTCGGCACAGGGGCCGACCACGGCCACCCGGCGCGGTTCCGGACGCCCCTCGCCGAGCAGCGGCAGCGCGGTGCCCGCGTCGAGCAGCACGATCGACCGCTCGGCCAGCTCCCGGGCCAGTGCCCGGTTGGCCGGCGAGTCCAGGTCCACGTCCTGCGCCCCGGCCACCGACTTCTCCGGCGTCCAGTCCGGGTCCAGCAGCCCGAGCTGCACCTTCTGCGTGAGCAGGCGCCGGGCAGCTCGGTCGACCAGGGACTCCGGCAGCTCGCCCCGCCGCACCCGTCCGGCGAGGTGCCGGCCGAAGCCGAGCGTGTCGGGCAGTTCGACGTCGACGCCCGCGGTCAGCGCCTGCACCCCGGCTTCGTCGGCGTCCGCGGCGACCTGGTGCGTCGTCGCGAGGAACGGGATCCCCCAGTAGTCCGACACCACCGTTCCGGTGAACCCCCACTCGTCGCGCAGCAGGTCGGTCAGCAGCCACGGGTCGGCCGTGGCGGGAACGCCGTCCACGTCGGCGTAGGAGCTCATGACCGAACGCGCGCCGCCCTCGACGATGGCGGTCTCGAACGTCGGCAGGATCATGTCCATCAGCTCGCGCCGGCCCATCGGCACCGGGCCGTGGTTGCGGGCCGCCCGGGAGGCGGAGTAGCCGGCGAAGTGCTTGAGGGTGGCGACGATCCCGGCGCTCTCGAGGCCGCGCACGTAGGCCGCGCCGAGCATCGCGACGAGGTAAGGATCTTCGCCCATGGTCTCCTCGACCCGGCCCCAGCGGTAGTCGCGCACCACGTCCAGCACCGGCGACAGGCCCTGGTGGACGCCCACGGCGCGCATGTCCCGCCCGATGGCGGCGGCCATCCGCTCCACCAGTTCCGGGTCGAACGTCGCACCCCAGGCGATGGCCGCCGGGTAGACGGTCGCGCCGTAGGTGGTGAAGCCGGTCAGGCACTCCTCGTGGACCAGCGCCGGGATACCGAGCCGGGAGTTCTTCACCACCTCGGTCTGCAGTCGTATCACCTCCGCGGCGCCCTCCGCCGCGGTCACCGGCGCGCTGCCGAACACCCGCGTCAGGTGGCCGAGCCCGTGGCGGATCACCTCCTCGAAGGGCACCCTCCTCGCGGCCGCGAAGACGTCCTGCATCGGGGCCACGTTCGCCGGGCCGTCGGCCTCCTCCCCGGGCTCTTCGCCCTGGTCGGCCTGCGTGTCGTTGCCGAGCCACCGGCTGCCGAGCTGACCGATCTTCTCCTCCAGGGTCATCTCCTCAAGGAGGGCGTCGACCCGGTCGGCCACGGGGAGTGCCGGGTCCTGCCACAGACGGAGGTTCCGGCCCGTTGCGGAGGTCCCATCTAGCGCCGTCATCTGCTCTCCTCAAGAAAAAATCTACTTCCGCAATTTTCCGAAACATTTCGGCTTCTGCGGTGACCTTGCCCGACATCCTGACGCACCCGAGACGACCAGGAAAGTCCCAGATGAGAGTACCTTACCTACCTTGTATGCGGAGTTCGTGTCGATAAGGAACTACCCCTTGACAGGCCGGTAACGGAAATCTAAATTGACGTGCCACGCGGCTTATTTCGGAAATGTTTCGACACGCTGGGCTCAAGAGGGGCGGGTGCCTGGCAGCGAAGGTGCCGATCCACGACCGACAGCCACCGCCACTGACGTTTCACCTGTAGTCGCACCCAGCCTCGGCATTCGACATACGGAGATCAGCGTGGAGTCAACGACACCGTCTCGCCGTACCTTCCTCAGCCTCTCCCTGGGCATTCCCCTGGGGGCCGCGCTGGCGGCCTGTGGCACTTCCGGCCCCACCCCGGCGGGCGGAGGAGGCGGGGCCGGCGGGAGCGGCGGGAGCAAGGCGACTTACTGGTACCTGTCGGTCCAGCCGCAGGAGGGCGTGCGCGCCAGGGCCGTGGAGCGGTTCAACAAGGCCAACCCCAACGGGCAGATCACCGGGACCGCCCTGCAGAACGACGCGTACAAGACGAAGATCAAGACGGCGATCGGGGCAGGCCAGGCACCCACCATCATCTGGGGCTGGGGCGGCGGGACCCTGCGCACGTACGTGCAGGCCGGCCAGGTGGAGGACCTCACCTCGTGGTTCGACCAGAACGCGGCCGTGAAGGACCGGCTGTTCCCCTCATCCTTCGGGGCGGCCACGATCGACGGCAAGATCTACGCGATGCCGGCCGAGACCATGCAGCCCATCGTCCTGTACTACAACAAGAAGATCTTCGACAAGGTCGGCGTGCAGCCGCCGGAGTCGTGGGGCGACATCATGGCCCTGGTCCCCAAGTTCAACGCCGCCGGCATCGCCCCGTTCTCCCTTGGCGGCCAGTCCCGCTGGACGAACATGATGTGGCTGGAGTTCCTCTTCGACCGCATCGGCGGCCCCGAGGTGTTCCAGGCCGTGTTCGACGCCAAGAAGGACGCCTGGTCCCACCCCGCCGCCCTCGAAGCCCTGACCAAGCTGCAGGACCTCGTCAAGGCGGACGGGTTCATCAAGGGCTTCTCCTCGATCACGGCCGACTCCAACGCCGACCAGGCCCTGCTGTACACCGGCAAGGCCGCGATGATGCTGCATGGCGGCTGGACGTACGGCAGCATGTCGACCGACGGCGGTGACTTCGTCTCCGGCGGCCATCTCGGCTACATGAACTTCCCGCCGGTCGAGGGCGGCAAGGGCGACCCCAGCAACACCGTCGGCAACCCCGGCCAGTACCTGTCGATCTCCTCCAAGGCGACCGCCGAGCAGAAGGAGATCGCCAAGAAGTTCTTCGCCACCGCCGTGCTCAACGACGAGGACGTCAAGGAGTGGGCCGGCACAGGCGCGGTGCCGATCGTCAACGGCGCAGACAGCGCGTTCGCCGGCTCCAAGGACGCGGACTTCCTGAAGTTCGTCTACGGCGTCGCCAGCAACGCCAAGTCGTTCGCCCAGTCCTGGGACCAGGCGCTCAGCCCCACCGCGGCCGAGGTGCTGCTGGACAACATCGCCAAGCTGTTCCAGCTGTCGATCACGCCGCAGCAGTTCGTGTCCAACATGAACGCGGTCATCGGCAGTTGAGCGCGTACGCCACCCCCGCTCGGAGAAGGACGCCGCCGACGGCCGAGCCAGGGGCCCGAGGCGGCGTCCTCCCGTGGCTGGCCGTGCCGGCCCTGGCGGTCTTCGTCGCCTTCGGGGTGATTCCGCTGGCCGGGGTCCTGTTTCTCAGCTTCACCTCCTGGGACGGGCTCGGCGACATCCAGCTGTCCGGACTAACGAGCTGGCAGGCCGTGCTCGGCGATCCCGGCCTGCTGCACGCGCTGTGGGTGACGTTGCTGGTGATGGCCGCCTCCTGGGCGGTCCAGACGCCGGCCAGCATCCTGATCGGGGTGTTCCTGGCCGGCCGGCAGCGCTACCGCGCGCTGCTGGCGGTGCTGTACTTCATCCCGCTGCTGCTCAGCTCGGCCGCCATCGCCATCGCCTACAAGGCACTGCTCGACCCGAACTTCGGGCTCGGCGCCGGGCTGCACATCGGACTGCTCACACAGGACTGGCTCGGCGAGCCCGTCCTCGCCTTCAGCGTCGTGATCTTCGCGGTGTCGTGGCAGTTCATCCCCTTCCACTCGCTGATCTACCAGGGCGGCGTACGGCAGATCCCGCGCTCCATGTACGAGGCCGCCGAACTGGACGGCGCCGGCCGCGTCCGCAGGTTCTTCAGCATCACGCTGCCGCAGCTCAAGTACACGATCATCACGTCCTCCACCCTCATGGTCGTCGGGTCCCTGACCTTCTTCGACCTGATCTTCGTACTGACCGCGGGCGGTCCCGGCGACGCCACCCGGGTGCTCGCCCTGGACATGTACAAGCGCGGGTTCCAGGCCAACCTCATGGGACCGGCCAGTGCCATCGCCGTCATCCTCGTCCTCGTGGGCCTCGCCCTGGCGTTGCTCCTGCGCCGGCTCGGCGGCGGCGACGCAGGAGCCAGCCAGATGGAAGGGGCCTGACCATGGGCTTGACCCACACGACGGGGCTCAAGCGGACCGCGCCGGCCGAAACGGAACGGCGCCGGCCGCGGCCGGGCAGCGAGCGCCCCAACTGGCTGGGCGGGGCCGCGGGCTGGCTGTGGCTGGCGATCGTGATCGTGCCGGTCTACTGGATCTTCATCACCAGCTTCAAGGCACAGAGCAGCTACTACGCCACCAACCCGCTGGTGCCGCCTGCCGAGCCGACCCTCGCCAACTACAGGCTGGTCATCGAGTCCGACTTCCCGCTGTACTTCCTCAACAGCCTCATCGTGACCGTCGGCGCGGTCGTCCCGGCGGTCGCGGTCGCGTTCATGGCGGCGTACGCGATCGTCCGGGGCGGCGCCCACCGCTTCCTGCGCGGGGTGAACTCGCTCTTTCTCATGGGGCTGGCCATCCCGCTGCAGGCGACCATCATCCCGATCTACCTGATCATCATCCGGCTGCACCTCTACGACTCGCTGGCGGCGCTGATCCTCCCGTCCATCGCCTTCGCGATCCCGCTGTCGGTGCTGATCTTGGCCAACTTCATCCGTGACGTTCCCAAAGAGCTGTTCGAGTCGATGCGGCTGGACGGCGCGGGCGAGATGACGACGCTCTGGCGGCTGGCCTTCCCGCTCACCCTGCCGGCCGTGGTGACGGTGACGATCTACAACGCACTCACGATCTGGAACGGGTTCCTGCTGCCGCTGATTCTCACCCAGAGCCCCGACAAGCGCACCCTGCCGCTCGCGCTGTGGACCTTCCAGGGGCAGTACAGCGTGAACGTACCCGCCGTACTCGCCTCCGTCGTGCTGACCACGCTGCCCATCCTGATCCTGTACGTGGTCGGCCGCCGTCAGCTGCTCAGCGGCCTGACGGCCGGCTTCGGCAAGTGACCGCTCCCGCTGCTGCTCAGCGGCTGGACGGCCGGTTTCGGCAGACGACCGCTCCCGCCGCTGCTCAGCGCTGGACGGCCGGTTTCGGCAGGTGACCGCGCCCGGCCGCCCGGCTCGCTCTCAGGGCAGCGCGGGCGGTCGGACCGGGGTCCGGCCTCTGGACAGCAGCCACACCATGGCGGCCAGGCCGGCGACCTGCAGCGGCCAGCCCATCACGATCTTCAGGATGCCCAGCTCGGCGACGGCGTCGTTGCCGCCGATCAGGTAGACGGGGAGCTGCACGGCCACCCGGACCACACACGGGATGAGCAGCATCCAGGTGAGCCGGGAGCAGAGCTTGACGACGGCCGGATCGGCGCGCCAGCCCGTCGGGTCGCCGGTGACGGACCCGATCATGAAGCCCACCACCGGCCAGCGGGTGACGATCGACAGCAGCATCGCCACCGAGTAGGCGGCGTTGTAGAGGATGCCGGGCAGGTAGACGTCCCGGGCGTCGCCGGTGCGGGAGGCGAAGAACGCGCCGATTCCGATGCCGATCAGACTGTTGATCACGAACTGCGGCGTCGAGCGCTGCAGCAGCCGCACGGCCAGCAGCACCACCGCGGCGGAGATGCTGACGATCAGGGACTGCTTGAGGTCGGAGGTGACGATCCACATCACGGTGAAGACGATCGTGGGCACGGCGGCCTCGAGGATGCCGCGCACTCCGCCGAACGCCTTGGCGAGCTGGACGCGTATCGCCGCCTCCACCGTGTCATGGGCGGCGGTCTCATCGGTGGTGGTCATGTCCTCGCTCACCGCTCTTTGATCGTCGATCGCTCACGCACCGCCAGCCGGACGGAGCTCGTATCGGGGATTGAACATCACCTTGCGCCCGTCCTGCACGCTGACGAGCCCTTCGGCGAGCACCATCCGGCCCGGCTCGATTCCAGCGATCTTCCGGCGGCCCAGCCAGATCAACTCGATCACATCCGAACCGTCATAAAGCTCCGCTTCGAGCGCGGGAGCGCCTCCGCGAGGCCTCAACGTCACGGTCCGTAGCGTACCGGTGACACAGAACCGCCGCCGCCCGGCGCACGAGACGATCGGAGTGGCGCCATGGCGATCGAGGTCCTGCTGGAGCTCGGTGGCCTCCATCTCGGCCTGAGTTGTGGTCAGCCGCCGGAAGAAGCCCCGAAATCCACCCTGTTTATGCGGTTCCTGAGAACCCACGACCTCTCCTTCACATGCGTGTTGAATCAGCGTACGCGATCCGACACGTCAGCGGATCTCCGCTATCTCCGGACCCCGCCGGAACGGGTTGAGGTCGGGCACCTCGGCTCCGGCCGCCTGCTGCTCCATCGCCTGTTTGGCCTCCGCCGGGATCCGCAGCTCGATCGCCTCCTTGGGTGCCATCGGCTCGTCCCCACGGACCACGACGATGTCGCGGATGACGCTCTCCAGCGTCGCCGCGGCCTGGGTGTCCAGTGCGGCACGCCCGCTGATCACCGCACGGAGGAACCAGCGCGGGCCGTCGACGCCGATGTAGCGCACCGGCTGGGCGACACCGTCGGCCGGGACCTTGGCGGCCAGCTCGACGCCGAACGGCCCCTCCTGCTCCTCGGAGGTGCCCCCGGCGCTCTTGACCCCCTCGGCGAGCTCGTCGCGCACCTCGTCCCAGATGCCGTTCCGCTTGGGTGCCGCGAACGCGTGCACCTGGAGGGCGCTCTCGTCCACCATGACGACCGCGCCGACGATCTGGTCGCCGGCCAGATTGAGCTGCACCTCGAATCCCGGGTCGACCGGCAGGCGCATGCCGCCGAGATCGACCCGCTCCCGCTCGGAGAACGGTTCGCCGGAGTCCCACGGACCGGACTCACGTGCCGGGACCTGCTCCACCTGCTCGACCTCCTCGGCTCCTGCCGGGGACTCCTCGCGACGGCGACGTCCGAACACTTTCCTCACACTCCTTGAAGTCAACGGCCGGTGGATCCGAACCCGCCGGCGCCGCGCGCCGATCCGGGCAACCGGTCCACCTCGTAGAACGCGGCTCTCTCCACCCGCTGGATCACGAGCTGCGCGATACGGTCTCCCCTGCGCAGCTGTAGCGCGTCCTTGGTGTCGGTGTTGAGCAGCGTCACTCTGATCTCGCCCCGGTAGCCCGCGTCGACGGTGCCGGGCGCGTTCACGAGCGTCACACCGTGCTTGGCGGCCAGACCGGAACGTGGATGGACGAACGCGGCATACCCATCGGGCAAGGCGATCGCCACCCCGGTGCCCACCATGGCCCGCTCGCCGGGGAGCAGTTCGACGTCCTCGGCGGCGTAGAGATCCGCGCCCGCGTCGCCCGGGTGGGCGTAGGACGGCAGCGGCAGCTCGGCGTCGAGCCGGTGGATCAGCACCTCGACGTTGTCGGTCACGGGTTCACCTCGTACTCGTGGTGTTCGTCGATGATGGTCTGAGCGTCTCCGTGCTTGGCGAAGTGCTCCATACCCACCTCGATGAAGAGGGCGGCGGCCCGTACGGCGACCGGACCGTCCGGCGAGTCGATCCGCCCCTCAGCCTCAAGGTACGCCTTCCGACCGGATACTCCGGTACACCAGGCACGCAGGTGCAGGACGGCGCCGACCGGAACCGGCGCGAGATAGTCGGTCTCCAGCCGCCCGGTGACGTAGGGACGCTGCAGAAGCCAGATGGACATACCGATGACCTCGTCCATCGCCGCGGCCAGCACACCGCCGTGCGCGAGGCCCGGCGCGCCCTGGTGTGCCTCCCCCACGGTGAACTCGGCCGTCACCGTGATCCCGTCGGGAGAGGTGGCGTTCAGGTGGAGGCCGGTCGGATGCAGGTCGCCGCAGCCGAAGCAGCGGCTGTAGTGCGGACCGAGCGGGGTGCCGGGGGCGGGCGCGCCGGAGAGCGGCTGCGGTCGGACCGCTCCCGGCGGAGGGGTTGTCACGGTGGAACGGGTCACGGGGCAGAACGTTACTCCCTGGGCCGCGGTGACTCCTCATTCACCGGCTCATCGAGCTCAGGCGGTCCGGACCCCGGCTCGGATCCGGGGCCGGACCCCGAGCCGGACACCGGCTCGGGCTCGGGTCCGGACCCGGATACCGACTCGGACACCGGCTCGGACACCGGCTCGGGCCCTGGTCCGGACT from Streptosporangium sp. NBC_01756 includes the following:
- a CDS encoding glycoside hydrolase family 3 N-terminal domain-containing protein, which produces MTALDGTSATGRNLRLWQDPALPVADRVDALLEEMTLEEKIGQLGSRWLGNDTQADQGEEPGEEADGPANVAPMQDVFAAARRVPFEEVIRHGLGHLTRVFGSAPVTAAEGAAEVIRLQTEVVKNSRLGIPALVHEECLTGFTTYGATVYPAAIAWGATFDPELVERMAAAIGRDMRAVGVHQGLSPVLDVVRDYRWGRVEETMGEDPYLVAMLGAAYVRGLESAGIVATLKHFAGYSASRAARNHGPVPMGRRELMDMILPTFETAIVEGGARSVMSSYADVDGVPATADPWLLTDLLRDEWGFTGTVVSDYWGIPFLATTHQVAADADEAGVQALTAGVDVELPDTLGFGRHLAGRVRRGELPESLVDRAARRLLTQKVQLGLLDPDWTPEKSVAGAQDVDLDSPANRALARELAERSIVLLDAGTALPLLGEGRPEPRRVAVVGPCADDPHTFMGCYAFPNHVLPRHPGLGLGVAAPSLLDALRAELPEAELIHEPGCDVRGGDRSGFAAALQAARESDVCVAVVGDLAGMFGLGTSGEGCDAEDLRLPGVQEDLLAELTATGTPVVVVVVSGRPYALGGVSGTAAALVQAFMPGEEGGAAIAGVLSGRVQPSGKLPVQIPRGPGGQPGTYLQPPLGSDSHGISNLDPTPLFPFGHGASYTTFAIDDLRISDAEVPTDGEFTVSVRVRNTGGRTGEEVVQLYLHDVVAQVTRPVRQLTGFARVRLEPGASALATFTVSADRTAFTGRDLRRVVEPGDLEVFVGTSASDLPCRGRIRLTGPLRHVGPGRRLVTRADVEPGASVTRMV
- a CDS encoding extracellular solute-binding protein, which produces MESTTPSRRTFLSLSLGIPLGAALAACGTSGPTPAGGGGGAGGSGGSKATYWYLSVQPQEGVRARAVERFNKANPNGQITGTALQNDAYKTKIKTAIGAGQAPTIIWGWGGGTLRTYVQAGQVEDLTSWFDQNAAVKDRLFPSSFGAATIDGKIYAMPAETMQPIVLYYNKKIFDKVGVQPPESWGDIMALVPKFNAAGIAPFSLGGQSRWTNMMWLEFLFDRIGGPEVFQAVFDAKKDAWSHPAALEALTKLQDLVKADGFIKGFSSITADSNADQALLYTGKAAMMLHGGWTYGSMSTDGGDFVSGGHLGYMNFPPVEGGKGDPSNTVGNPGQYLSISSKATAEQKEIAKKFFATAVLNDEDVKEWAGTGAVPIVNGADSAFAGSKDADFLKFVYGVASNAKSFAQSWDQALSPTAAEVLLDNIAKLFQLSITPQQFVSNMNAVIGS
- a CDS encoding carbohydrate ABC transporter permease, whose amino-acid sequence is MPALAVFVAFGVIPLAGVLFLSFTSWDGLGDIQLSGLTSWQAVLGDPGLLHALWVTLLVMAASWAVQTPASILIGVFLAGRQRYRALLAVLYFIPLLLSSAAIAIAYKALLDPNFGLGAGLHIGLLTQDWLGEPVLAFSVVIFAVSWQFIPFHSLIYQGGVRQIPRSMYEAAELDGAGRVRRFFSITLPQLKYTIITSSTLMVVGSLTFFDLIFVLTAGGPGDATRVLALDMYKRGFQANLMGPASAIAVILVLVGLALALLLRRLGGGDAGASQMEGA
- a CDS encoding carbohydrate ABC transporter permease, which gives rise to MGLTHTTGLKRTAPAETERRRPRPGSERPNWLGGAAGWLWLAIVIVPVYWIFITSFKAQSSYYATNPLVPPAEPTLANYRLVIESDFPLYFLNSLIVTVGAVVPAVAVAFMAAYAIVRGGAHRFLRGVNSLFLMGLAIPLQATIIPIYLIIIRLHLYDSLAALILPSIAFAIPLSVLILANFIRDVPKELFESMRLDGAGEMTTLWRLAFPLTLPAVVTVTIYNALTIWNGFLLPLILTQSPDKRTLPLALWTFQGQYSVNVPAVLASVVLTTLPILILYVVGRRQLLSGLTAGFGK
- a CDS encoding DUF3159 domain-containing protein, which encodes MTTTDETAAHDTVEAAIRVQLAKAFGGVRGILEAAVPTIVFTVMWIVTSDLKQSLIVSISAAVVLLAVRLLQRSTPQFVINSLIGIGIGAFFASRTGDARDVYLPGILYNAAYSVAMLLSIVTRWPVVGFMIGSVTGDPTGWRADPAVVKLCSRLTWMLLIPCVVRVAVQLPVYLIGGNDAVAELGILKIVMGWPLQVAGLAAMVWLLSRGRTPVRPPALP
- a CDS encoding OB-fold nucleic acid binding domain-containing protein, with translation MTLRPRGGAPALEAELYDGSDVIELIWLGRRKIAGIEPGRMVLAEGLVSVQDGRKVMFNPRYELRPAGGA
- a CDS encoding DUF3710 domain-containing protein, with the translated sequence MFGRRRREESPAGAEEVEQVEQVPARESGPWDSGEPFSERERVDLGGMRLPVDPGFEVQLNLAGDQIVGAVVMVDESALQVHAFAAPKRNGIWDEVRDELAEGVKSAGGTSEEQEGPFGVELAAKVPADGVAQPVRYIGVDGPRWFLRAVISGRAALDTQAAATLESVIRDIVVVRGDEPMAPKEAIELRIPAEAKQAMEQQAAGAEVPDLNPFRRGPEIAEIR
- the dut gene encoding dUTP diphosphatase, which produces MTDNVEVLIHRLDAELPLPSYAHPGDAGADLYAAEDVELLPGERAMVGTGVAIALPDGYAAFVHPRSGLAAKHGVTLVNAPGTVDAGYRGEIRVTLLNTDTKDALQLRRGDRIAQLVIQRVERAAFYEVDRLPGSARGAGGFGSTGR
- a CDS encoding PaaI family thioesterase, with the protein product MTRSTVTTPPPGAVRPQPLSGAPAPGTPLGPHYSRCFGCGDLHPTGLHLNATSPDGITVTAEFTVGEAHQGAPGLAHGGVLAAAMDEVIGMSIWLLQRPYVTGRLETDYLAPVPVGAVLHLRAWCTGVSGRKAYLEAEGRIDSPDGPVAVRAAALFIEVGMEHFAKHGDAQTIIDEHHEYEVNP